In Carya illinoinensis cultivar Pawnee chromosome 10, C.illinoinensisPawnee_v1, whole genome shotgun sequence, one DNA window encodes the following:
- the LOC122279863 gene encoding VQ motif-containing protein 25-like, with the protein MASSATFSQHTSFFFFLNSFSIALPIEQSPLTLLLHLSLSLSLSLSLSIYIYMHPAFLSSKQTHQLLRASLSLSEHFPMEVITKKQTWKHCSTSTPDLAVHQDSKKISKPKPKIRIIHIFAPDIIQTDAANFRELVQRLTGKPSTEKGCNEKPRITGREEPRTASSDEPVAKKMELRPMIRGLESRERAKDEEGMWNGESSGGFLGGFADLEFIQELGEFPLLPLDANSHMHGFGEAQLA; encoded by the coding sequence ATGGCTTCATCCGCTACTTTCTCCCAACacacatccttttttttttttttaaattctttttctaTTGCTCTCCCCATCGAACAATCTCCATTAACACTTCTtctccacctctctctctctctctctctctctctctctctctctatatatatatatatgcatccgGCCTTCCTTTCTTCTAAACAAACACACCAACTTCTCcgcgcctctctctctctctctgagcatTTTCCAATGGAGGTGATAACAAAGAAGCAAACTTGGAAACACTGTTCGACTTCAACTCCTGATCTAGCCGTGCACCAAGATTCAAAGAAAATATCCAAACCCAAACCAAAGATACGCATAATTCACATATTTGCACCCGACATCATCCAAACCGACGCAGCAAACTTCCGCGAGTTAGTGCAACGACTCACCGGAAAACCCAGTACAGAAAAGGGCTGCAATGAGAAACCAAGAATTACCGGAAGAGAAGAGCCGAGAACTGCTTCATCCGACGAGCCAGTGGCGAAGAAAATGGAGCTCCGACCTATGATTCGTGGTCTGGAGTCAAGGGAGAGAGCTAAGGACGAGGAAGGGATGTGGAATGGCGAGAGTTCAGGTGGGTTCTTGGGCGGTTTTGCAGACTTGGAGTTTATCCAAGAGCTTGGTGAATTCCCACTTCTTCCGTTGGATGCTAATTCCCACATGCATGGCTTTGGAGAAGCTCAACTTGCCTAG
- the LOC122278215 gene encoding delta(12)-fatty-acid desaturase FAD2-like encodes MGAGGQMAAPPTPNKSDQSDRLKRVPHTKPPFTLSQIKKAIPPHCFQRSVHRSFSYVAYDLALASLFLYIATNYFHHLPHQLLSYMAWPIYWIFQGCVLTGLWVIAHECGHHAFSDYQWLDDLVGFILHSGLLVPYFSWKYSHGRHHSNTGSLERDEVFVPKKKSSISWYSKYLNNPPGRVFTLAITLTLGWPLYLAFNVSGRPYDRFASHYDPHGPIYSDRQRLQIYISDAGVLSVFYGLYHLAMTKGLAWVLCIYGGPLLVVNGFLVLITFLQHTHPSLPHYDSSEWEWLKGALSTVDRDYGILNKIFHNITDTHVAHHLFSTMPHYHAMEATKAIKPILGDYYQFDGTPIYKATWREAKECIYVESDEGGAQSKGVFWYANKL; translated from the coding sequence ATGGGTGCCGGTGGTCAAATGGCAGCTCCTCCGACTCCCAACAAGTCTGATCAATCCGACAGGCTGAAGCGAGTTCCCCACACAAAGCCCCCATTTACACTCAGCCAGATAAAGAAAGCCATCCCACCTCATTGTTTCCAGCGTTCTGTACACCGCTCTTTCTCCTACGTTGCTTACGACCTCGCATTAGCCTCTCTCTTCCTCTACATTGCCACCAATTACTTCCACCACCTTCCTCATCAACTTCTCTCATACATGGCTTGGCCAATCTACTGGATTTTCCAAGGTTGTGTCCTCACTGGCCTCTGGGTCATAGCTCACGAGTGTGGCCACCATGCCTTCAGTGACTACCAATGGCTCGATGACTTGGTTGGCTTCATCCTCCACTCCGGTCTTCTTGTCCCTTACTTCTCCTGGAAGTACAGCCATGGCCGTCACCATTCAAATACAGGTTCCCTTGAGCGAGATGAAGTCTTTGTTCCGAAGAAAAAATCCAGCATCAGTTGGTACTCCAAATACCTTAACAATCCACCAGGCCGAGTCTTCACACTTGCCATCACACTCACTCTCGGCTGGCCTCTGTACCTCGCATTTAACGTTTCCGGCAGGCCCTATGATCGGTTTGCAAGCCACTACGACCCTCATGGCCCCATCTACTCGGATCGCCAGCGACTCCAGATATACATATCCGATGCTGGTGTTCTTTCTGTCTTTTACGGGCTTTACCACCTTGCCATGACGAAAGGACTTGCTTGGGTTCTATGTATTTACGGAGGACCATTGCTGGTCGTGAATGGGTTCTTGGTGCTGATCACGTTTTTGCAGCACACTCACCCTTCGTTGCCCCATTACGATTCCTCCGAATGGGAATGGTTGAAAGGAGCTTTGTCAACAGTTGACAGGGATTATGGAATATTAAACAAGATTTTCCACAACATCACAGATACGCATGTGGCGCACCACTTGTTCTCGACGATGCCGCATTATCATGCAATGGAGGCCACGAAGGCAATAAAACCTATTTTGGGCGATTATTATCAGTTTGACGGGACACCAATTTATAAGGCAACGTGGAGGGAGGCAAAGGAGTGCATTTATGTTGAATCGGATGAAGGTGGCGCCCAGAGCAAAGGTGTCTTCTGGTACGCCAATAAGCTGTAG
- the LOC122279529 gene encoding zinc finger CCCH domain-containing protein 14-like produces MDTRKRGRPEAGLNANGGFKKFKQEMDSTGVGSKSKPCTKFFSTAGCPFGESCHFLHYVAGGYNAVAQMMNLGPAVPAASRNMAGPPTIQNGSAPSVKTRMCNKYNTAEGCKFGDKCHFAHNEWELGKPIAPSHEDPRSMGPIPGRMGGRMEAPPPGPAASFGASATAKISVDASLAGAIIGKGGVNSKQICRQTGAKLSIREHESDPNLRNIELEGTFEQIKEASAMVRQLIVTVSVSGPPKTHGMPGAAAPAGSNFKTKLCENFSKGSCTFGERCHFAHGAAELRKSGV; encoded by the exons ATGGATACTCGCAAGAGAGGGAGGCCTGAAGCTGGGTTGAACGCTAATGGTGGCTTCAAGAAGTTCAAGCAAG AAATGGACTCAACTGGTGTAGGAAGCAAATCGAAGCCATGCACCAAGTTTTTCAg TACTGCTGGCTGTCCCTTTGGTGAGAGTTGCCACTTCCTGCACTATGTTGCTGGCGGTTATAATGCTGTGGCCCAGATGATGAATTTGGGCCCTGCTGTTCCTGCGGCATCTAGAAACATGGCGGGGCCACCAACTATCCAAAATGGCTCTGCCCCTTCAGTTAAAACCCGAATGTGCAACAAGTATAATACTGCTGAAGGCTGTAAGTTTGGTGACAAATGCCATTTTGCTCATAATGAATGGGAACTTGGTAAGCCTATTGCTCCATCCCATGAAGATCCACGCTCCATGGGACCTATTCCTGGTCGTATGGGTGGTCGTATGGAGGCACCCCCACCAGGCCCTGCTGCTAGCTTTGGTGCTTCAGCTACAGCAAAAATCAGTGTTGATGCTTCCCTTGCTGGAGCAATAATTGGGAAGGGTGGTGTGAATTCCAAGCAGATATGTCGCCAGACAGGAGCCAAGCTTTCAATTAGAGAACACGAGTCTGATCCCAATCTCAGGAACATTGAACTTGAGGGGACTTTTGAACAAATAAAGGAGGCAAGTGCCATGGTGAGACAGCTAATCGTGACTGTTTCTGTGTCTGGCCCTCCAAAAACCCATGGAATGCCAGGAGCTGCAGCTCCAGCGGGAAGCAACTTTAAGACTAAGCTGTGTGAGAATTTTAGTAAAGGATCGTGCACCTTTGGAGAAAGATGTCACTTTGCCCATGGTGCTGCTGAACTGCGGAAATCAGGGGTGTGA
- the LOC122278261 gene encoding protein PHOTOPERIOD-INDEPENDENT EARLY FLOWERING 1-like isoform X3, which yields MDGDEAEPTPVWEDRGKGKRNNLSAVNEIDVIATGCHCVESNDVSEKHLLEIETQATDPLEVSGELTKDHFLYDFHDEQEDGDFVFAAEEEKGDEATLLQEEELAKADSSDPMDEIALMQKESEMPVEELLARYKKGFDDEEVADDESNDASALSDNLVDSPAHEGIELEQQAINMDEDVKTGDYQPVVHSLVEEQEAGSLEKPEGRDSENIIADAAAAARSAQPTGNTFSTTKVRTKFPFLLRHPLREYQHIGLDWLVTMYEKRLNGILADEMGLGKTIMTISLLAHLAIEKGIWGPHLIVVPTSVMLNWETEFLKWCPAFKILTYFGSAKERKYKRQGWLKPNSFHACITTYRLVIQDSKVFKRKKWKYLILDEAHLIKNWKSQRWQTLLNFNSKRRILLTGTPLQNDLMELWSLMHFLMPHIFQSHQEFKDWFSNPISGMVEGQEKVNKEVVDRLHNVLRPFILRRLKRDVEKQLPMKHEHVIYCRLSKRQRNLYEDFIASTETQATLASTNFFGMISVIMQLRKVCNHPDLFEGRPIVSSFDMGGIDIQLSSSICSMLSPNPFSNVDLRSLGFLFTHLDFRMTSWEGDEVKAIATPSSLIKECTDLYNVEESGSGFKHKKRLHGTNFFEEIHKAIMEERLREAKERAAAIAWWNSLRCEKKPMYSRTLREIVTIEHPVYDINRLKANPLSYIYSSKLADIVLSPVERFQRMLDLVESFMFAIPAARAPPPLSWCSKSGTSVLLHPTDKQKLSDMLSPLLLPIRPAVVWSQVYFPDRRLIQFDCGKLQELAILLRKLKSEGHRALIFTQMTKMLDILEAFINLYGYTYMRLDGSTQPEERQTLLQRFNTNPKIFLFILSTRSGGVGINLIGADTVIFYDSDWNPAMDQQAQDRCHRIGQTREVHIYRLISELTIEENILKKANKKRALDDLVIQSGGYNTEFFKKLDPMELFSGHQSLTIKNLQKEKNNNNGNEVSVSNADVEAALKCAEDEADYMALKKVEEEEAVDNQEFTEEAIGRLEDDDFVNEDDLKVDEPVDQGDWITTSNKETGVTLNGSNPSEERAPALASKEDDVDMLADVKQIAAAAAAAGQAISSFENQLRPIDRYAIRFLEFWDPIIDKAAVESQARFEETEWELDRLERYKEEMEAEIDEDEEPLIYERWDSDFATEAYRQQVEALAQHQLMEELECEAKEKEDAEDDKCDSTKNEMPGDPKIKSKRKPKKAKFKSLKKGSLASELKPAKEEPSLETISMDDEIICHEVVTSTEIVSPISRVQKKRKNAESALNVEEGKMLKKKSKKLKKPPTEQCPSDLDSKLSGMRHDEHLYSRPCDSLADIEQKPASRCRMGGKVSITTMPVKRVVTIKPEKLKKANIWSRECVPSPDFWLPQEDAILCAVVHEYGPHWSLVSETLYGMTAGGSYRGRYRHPVHCCERFRELIQRYVLSAPDNPNTEKVSSTGSGKALLKVTEDNIQLLLDVAAEQPDTELLLQKHLTALLSSVWKVTSRIDCRPSLSSSSNSLYFGGRFFTYSVSQISQTSMREPVERMKFTNLGQSRKMLAAALHDAYHRQPDERVSLPNQESDMSAITEQLEITLEFQKEMVDSMVPLPSVISLSICGEDPPSVSKGTGDDHLKAFRNMAENRCRASAKACVEDNLGWASSVFPINDVRARSVSKLPSLGKHKLSISDSKKPSKSKFKRTSMEQHGEIPHLIAEPLPEPLPGAVPNDASVRFDPFQPIILEVGKDNVESNLPTDMDTELSMEMENFEVVPHLYVPGLISGLGDCPFLAEYTDIG from the exons GAATTGACCAAAGATCATTTTCTATATGATTTTCATGATGAACAG GAAGATGGTGACTTTGTTTTTGCTGCTGAGGAAGAAAAG GGTGATGAGGCAACCTTGTTGCAGGAGGAAGAACTGGCAAAAGCAGATTCAAGTGATCCCATGGATGAG ATTGCATTAATGCAAAAGGAGAGTGAAATGCCTGTGGAAGAATTGCTTGCAAGGTATAAAAAG GGATTTGACGACGAAGAAGTTGCAGATGATGAATCCAATGATGCATCTGCTTTATCAGACAATCTTGTGGATTCTCCAGCTCATGAAGGCATTGAACTTGAGCAGCAGGCCATTAATATGGATGAAGATGTGAAAACTGGTGATTATCAGCCAGTTGTGCATTCTCTTGTAGAAGAGCAGGAAGCTGGATCCCTTGAAAAACCAGAAGGAAGGGATAGTGAGAATATAATTGCTGATGCAGCTGCAGCTGCAAGATCAGCACAACCCACAGGGAATACCTTTTCCACAACCAAAGTGCGCACTAAGTTCCCATTTCTTCTGAGGCATCCTCTTCGTGAGTATCAACATATTGGCTTGGATTGGCTTGTTACAATGTATGAGAAAAGACTGAACGGGATTCTAGCTGATGAAATGGGGCTTGGAAAGACGATTATGACAATCTCCCTTCTTGCACACCTAGCAATTGAAAAGGGAATATGGGGCCCTCATCTCATTGTTGTCCCCACAAGTGTTATGCTCAATTGGGAGACTGAGTTTCTGAAATGGTGTCCTGCTTTTAAGATTTTAACTTATTTCGGAAGtgcaaaagagagaaaatataagAGGCAAGGCTGGTTGAAACCAAATTCATTTCATGCATGCATAACCACGTACAGACTGGTTATTCAAGATTCAAAAGTTTTCAAGCGAAAGAAGTGGAAAtatttgattttagatgaagCCCATCTGATTAAAAACTGGAAGTCACAAAGATGGCAAACTCTTTTGAACTTCAATTCAAAACGACGCATTTTATTAACTGGGACACCACTGCAGAATGATCTCATGGAACTCTGGTCTCTAATGCATTTTCTGATGCCGCACATCTTTCAATCTCATCAGGAATTCAAGGATTGGTTCAGTAATCCAATATCAGGAATGGTTGAGGGACAGGAGAAAGTAAATAAAGAAGTTGTTGATCGTCTTCATAATGTCCTCCGTCCTTTCATACTTCGTCGGTTGAAACGAGATGTGGAGAAGCAGCTGCCTATGAAACATGAACATGTCATTTACTGTAGACTGTCAAAGAGGCAGCGTAACTTGTATGAAGACTTTATTGCTAGCACAGAAACACAAGCTACTCTTGCCAGTACAAACTTTTTTGGGATGATCAGTGTTATCATGCAACTTCGCAAAGTTTGCAATCATCCTGATTTGTTTGAGGGTCGTCCAATTGTCAGTTCTTTTGATATGGGTGGTATTGACATCCAATTGAGTTCTTCTATTTGTTCGATGCTTTCACCCAACCCATTTTCTAATGTAGACCTTAGGAGTTTGGGATTTTTATTTACTCATCTTGATTTTAGGATGACTTCTTGGGAGGGTGATGAAGTGAAAGCCATTGCTACCCCCTCAAGTTTAATCAAGGAGTGCACTGACTTGTACAATGTAGAAGAAAGTGGGTCTggatttaaacataaaaaaaggtTGCATGGAACCAATTTTTTTGAAGAGATCCATAAGGCAATCATGGAGGAGAGACTGAGAGAAGCAAAGGAACGGGCTGCTGCTATTGCGTGGTGGAATTCCTTGAGGTGCGAGAAGAAACCCATGTACTCAAGGACACTAAGGGAAATTGTAACAATAGAGCATCCTGTTTATGATATTAATCGTCTGAAGGCCAACCCTTTGTCCTACATTTACTCCTCAAAGCTCGCTGACATTGTCCTCTCACCAGTGGAACGCTTCCAGAGAATGTTGGACCTTGTTGAAAGTTTCATGTTTGCAATACCAGCTGCACGAGCTCCGCCACCCCTTTCTTGGTGCAGTAAATCAGGGACATCTGTGCTTCTGCACCCAACTGATAAGCAGAAACTTTCTGACATGTTATCACCCCTTCTATTACCTATAAGGCCTGCAGTTGTCTGGAGTCAAGTATATTTCCCAGACAGGCGACTTATACAGTTTGACTGTGGTAAATTGCAGGAGCTAGCAATTTTGCTcaggaaattaaaatcagaaGGTCATCGAGCATTAATATTCACCCAAATGACGAAGATGCTTGATATCTTGGAAGCTTTCATTAATTTGTATGGTTACACTTACATGCGTTTAGATGGATCCACTCAGCCAGAGGAGAGACAGACCTTATTGCAACGCTTTAATACAAATCCAAAAATCTTTCTTTTCATCTTGTCAACTCGTAGTGGGGGTGTTGGTATCAACCTAATTGGGGCAGATACTGTTATCTTTTATGACAGTGACTGGAATCCTGCAATGGATCAACAGGCCCAGGATCGATGCCACCGGATTGGACAGACACGTGAAGTTCATATTTATCGATTAATCAGTGAGCTCacaattgaagaaaatattttaaagaaagcaaataaaaagCGTGCACTCGATGATCTTGTAATACAAAGTGGAGGGTACAACACTGAATTCTTCAAAAAGCTTGATCCTATGGAACTTTTCTCTGGTCATCAATCACTTACCATCAAGAATttgcaaaaggaaaagaataacAACAATGGAAATGAGGTTTCTGTATCTAATGCGGATGTGGAAGCTGCTTTGAAATGTGCTGAGGATGAAGCAGATTACATGGCATTGAAgaaagttgaagaagaagaagccgtGGACAACCAGGAGTTTACAGAAGAAGCCATTGGAAGGTTGGAAGATGATGATTTTGTAAATGAAGATGATCTGAAGGTTGATGAGCCTGTAGATCAGGGTGACTGGatcacaacatcaaataaagaAACTGGGGTGACGTTAAATGGGAGTAATCCTAGCGAAGAGAGAGCTCCTGCTCTTGCTAGTAAAGAAGATGATGTTGACATGCTCGCTGATGTCAAACAAATtgctgcagcagcagcagctgcTGGACAAGCAATCTCATCCTTTGAGAATCAGCTACGTCCAATAGATCGATATGCGATTCGTTTTCTGGAATTTTGGGATCCCATTATAGACAAGGCTGCAGTAGAATCTCAAGCTAGGTTTGAGGAGACAGAATGGGAATTGGACCGCCTTGAGAGGTACAAGGAAGAAATGGAAGCTGAgattgatgaagatgaggaaccCCTCATATATGAGA GGTGGGATTCTGATTTCGCTACTGAAGCTTATCGGCAGCAAGTTGAGGCCTTGGCTCAACACCAG TTAATGGAAGAGCTGGAATGTGAAGCTAAGGAGAAGGAAGATGCGGAGGATGACAAATGTGATTCTACGAA GAATGAAATGCCAGGTGATCCGAAAATCAAGTCTAAAAGGAAGCCAAAGAAAGCCAAGTTCAAATCTCTGAAGAAGGGATCTTTAGCGTCTGAACTGAAGCCTGCAAAAGAAGAGCCATCATTAGAAACTATATCAATGGATGATGAGATTATTTGTCATGAGGTGGTCACCTCTACAGAAATTGTTTCACCAATATCACGTGTGCAGAAAAAACGTAAGAATGCTGAATCTGCTTTGAATGTTGAAGAAggaaagatgttgaaaaagaaGTCTAAGAAACTCAAGAAGCCTCCCACTGAACAATGTCCTTCAGATTTAGATTCCAAATTGTCAGGTATGCGGCATGATGAACATTTATATTCAAGACCATGTGATAGTTTGGCTGATATTGAGCAAAAACCAGCAAGCAGGTGTAGGATGGGAGGAAAAGTATCCATTACTACCATGCCAGTTAAGCGGGTTGTAACGATAAAACCAGAGAAACTAAAGAAGGCAAATATTTGGTCAAGAGAGTGTGTTCCATCTCCTGATTTCTGGTTGCCACAGGAGGATGCAATATTATGTGCTGTGGTACATGAATATGGCCCTCATTGGAGCTTGGTTAGTGAAACTTTGTATGGGATGACTGCTGGTGGGTCTTACAGGGGAAGATATCGCCATCCGGTCCATTGTTGTGAGAGGTTTAGAGAACTCATCCAGAGATATGTTTTGTCTGCACCCGACAATCCTAATACTGAAAAGGTCAGCAGTACAGGCTCTGGAAAGGCTCTTCTCAAAGTAACAGAG GATAACATTCAATTGCTTTTAGACGTTGCTGCTGAGCAGCCAGATACAGAGTTACTCCTTCAGAAGCACTTAACTGCCCTGCTTTCTTCTGTCTGGAAGGTGACATCACGTATTGACTGCAGACCTAGTCTTTCGTCATCCAGTAATAGTCTctattttggtggaaggtttttTACTTATTCTGTTAGCCAGATTTCTCAGACTTCCATGCGGGAACCTGTAGAAAGGATGAAATTCACAAATTTAGGTCAGAGTAGAAAGATGTTAGCAGCTGCACTCCATGATGCCTATCATAGACAACCAGATGAGAGAGTCTCCCTTCCCAACCAGGAGAGTGACATGTCAGCCATTACCGAACAATTGGAGATTACACTGGAATTCCAGAAAGAAATGGTGGACTCCATGGTTCCTTTGCCATCTGTTATAAGCTTATCAATATGTGGGGAAGATCCTCCCTCTGTAAGCAAGGGTACTGGAGATGATCATCTAAAAGCTTTCAGAAATATGGCTGAGAACCGTTGCAG GGCTTCTGCAAAAGCTTGTGTTGAAGATAACCTAGGATGGGCATCTTCTGTATTCCCAATAAATGACGTCAGGGCTAGGTCCGTATCCAAGTTACCATCATTGGGCAAGCACAAGCTCTCCATAtctgactcaaagaaaccttcgAAATCAAAGTTTAAAAGAACCTCAATGGAGCAGCATGGTGAGATACCCCACCTTATTGCCGAGCCACTGCCAGAACCGTTGCCAGGAGCTGTACCAAATGATGCTAGTGTAAGGTTTGACCCGTTTCAACCTATCATCCTGGAAGTTGGGAAGGACAATGTGGAAAGTAATTTACCGACTGACATGGATACGGAACTTTCTATGGAAATGGAGAATTTTGAGGTGGTACCGCATCTCTATGTTCCAGGATTAATATCTGGTCTGGGGGATTGTCCATTTTTGGCTGAGTATACTGACATTGGCTGA